In one window of Syntrophorhabdaceae bacterium DNA:
- a CDS encoding NrtA/SsuA/CpmA family ABC transporter substrate-binding protein, with product MEKLTIAISPIPMSAPIYVAFDKGYFKHEGLDVTLVTFTSGKECLEAVLAAKADVAPAAETPIMEAVMRGAKVRVLATVADSEKISAVITRKDRGISRPEDLKGRKIGVTPGTSGQYLLSTLLLFHGVAEERTTMVPLKPEEMQDALLSGRVDAVATWEPYLSAITSALGPKGMTYYGTGFFRSTWNLVTRVDVVQQQPESIRKLLRALMSSERFIIEKQDEAIALVSQRTGVRAQELTPVWKDYYFRIALDQSLLINFENQAHWAIAHKVVPESKVPNFLDNIYTRGLASVRPERVNIGG from the coding sequence TTGGAGAAGCTCACAATCGCGATCTCGCCCATTCCGATGTCAGCTCCGATCTACGTTGCCTTTGATAAAGGATACTTCAAACACGAAGGCCTCGACGTCACGCTGGTAACCTTCACCTCCGGCAAGGAGTGCCTGGAGGCGGTCCTCGCGGCGAAAGCGGATGTTGCCCCGGCTGCGGAGACGCCGATTATGGAGGCGGTTATGCGAGGCGCCAAGGTGCGCGTTTTGGCAACCGTCGCCGACTCAGAGAAGATCTCCGCCGTCATCACGAGAAAGGATCGCGGCATCTCAAGACCCGAGGATCTGAAGGGCAGAAAAATCGGCGTCACGCCCGGCACGTCAGGCCAGTACCTTCTCAGCACATTACTCCTGTTTCACGGGGTGGCCGAGGAGCGCACCACGATGGTGCCGCTCAAACCCGAGGAGATGCAGGATGCGCTGCTCAGCGGCCGCGTGGATGCGGTCGCCACCTGGGAACCTTACCTTTCCGCCATCACGAGCGCGCTCGGGCCCAAGGGCATGACGTACTACGGAACCGGTTTTTTCAGGAGCACGTGGAATCTGGTAACGCGCGTTGATGTCGTTCAACAGCAACCGGAGTCCATCAGAAAGTTGCTGCGTGCACTCATGAGCTCCGAACGCTTTATCATCGAAAAGCAGGATGAGGCTATCGCGCTCGTGTCGCAACGCACAGGGGTTCGTGCGCAAGAGCTTACGCCGGTCTGGAAGGATTATTATTTCCGGATAGCTCTGGACCAGTCGCTCCTCATCAATTTTGAAAATCAGGCGCACTGGGCCATAGCGCACAAGGTGGTTCCGGAGAGCAAGGTCCCCAACTTCCTGGATAATATCTACACCCGCGGGCTCGCATCGGTCCGTCCCGAGAGGGTAAATATAGGCGGCTGA